Proteins from a genomic interval of Youhaiella tibetensis:
- a CDS encoding Na+/H+ antiporter subunit C, producing the protein METAFAALVGVFFAASIYLLLSRSVIRMLLGLTLFGNAVNLLIFTAGRLTREVPPIVPDGLKVPTEQIANPLPQALILTAIVIGFAMFTFLLVLAYRAYQTLNADNTDTMRLTEPKGGPNPPLSY; encoded by the coding sequence ATCGAGACCGCCTTTGCCGCCCTTGTCGGGGTATTCTTCGCCGCTTCGATCTACCTGCTGCTCTCGCGCTCGGTCATCCGCATGCTGCTTGGCCTGACGCTCTTCGGCAATGCGGTGAACCTCCTCATCTTCACGGCGGGCCGGCTGACGCGCGAAGTGCCGCCGATCGTGCCCGACGGGCTCAAGGTGCCGACCGAGCAGATCGCCAACCCCTTGCCGCAGGCGCTGATCCTCACCGCCATCGTCATCGGCTTTGCCATGTTCACGTTCCTGCTGGTGCTGGCCTACCGCGCCTACCAGACGCTGAACGCCGACAACACCGACACCATGCGGCTCACCGAGCCCAAGGGCGGGCCGAACCCGCCGCTGAGTTACTGA
- a CDS encoding MnhB domain-containing protein produces MNSVIFRTIAPAIVLVMLVFSIFVLLRGHNEPGGGFIGGLIAASAITIFGMASGAKHVRWAIKYDPMSFAGLGVLLAGGAGFASLFYNVPFLTGLWTYFQIGESEVAVSTPMIFDIGVYLVVFGTISAVALALADGGDA; encoded by the coding sequence ATGAACAGCGTGATCTTCCGCACCATCGCTCCGGCCATCGTCCTGGTCATGCTGGTCTTTTCGATCTTCGTGCTGCTTCGCGGGCATAACGAGCCTGGAGGCGGCTTCATCGGCGGGCTGATCGCCGCCTCGGCCATCACCATCTTCGGCATGGCCTCGGGCGCCAAGCATGTGCGCTGGGCCATCAAATACGACCCGATGTCCTTCGCCGGACTCGGCGTGCTACTGGCAGGCGGCGCCGGTTTCGCCTCGCTCTTCTACAACGTGCCGTTCCTGACGGGGCTGTGGACCTATTTCCAGATCGGGGAATCCGAGGTTGCCGTCTCGACGCCGATGATCTTCGATATCGGGGTCTACCTCGTGGTGTTCGGCACGATCTCGGCGGTGGCGCTGGCGCTCGCCGATGGAGGCGACGCATGA
- a CDS encoding Na+/H+ antiporter subunit E → MTEILIGLVLSLIWMAITGSFTLPNLVMGLLVGLLAMLLLRDRIGGALLTERVMKILGLAGLFVVELFISAFNVAVLVMTPNIKAHLRPGFVAFPLTAKSDQEITLLANLITLTPGTLSVDVSEDRKTLYIHALQLKNRDALVRSIASGFEKQVIEVFK, encoded by the coding sequence ATGACCGAAATCCTCATCGGACTTGTCCTCTCGCTCATCTGGATGGCCATAACCGGCTCGTTCACACTGCCCAACCTCGTGATGGGCCTGCTGGTGGGCCTGCTGGCCATGCTGCTGCTGCGCGACCGCATCGGCGGGGCGCTACTCACCGAGCGGGTGATGAAAATCCTCGGCCTCGCCGGGCTCTTCGTGGTGGAACTGTTCATCAGCGCCTTCAACGTGGCGGTGCTGGTGATGACGCCCAACATCAAGGCGCACCTGCGCCCCGGCTTCGTGGCCTTTCCGCTGACCGCGAAATCGGACCAGGAGATCACCCTGCTGGCCAATCTCATCACCCTTACGCCCGGCACGCTGAGCGTGGATGTCTCGGAGGACCGCAAGACCCTCTACATCCATGCCCTCCAGCTCAAGAACCGCGACGCACTGGTGCGCTCGATCGCCTCGGGCTTCGAGAAGCAGGTTATCGAGGTGTTCAAATGA
- a CDS encoding MucR family transcriptional regulator — MSEIDGAATLADNDLIELSAGIVSAYVSHNALSPTDLAKLIVDVHGTLKGLQSTEAPEPVEELKPAVPVRKSVAPDYIICLEDGKKFKSLKRHLRTHYNLSPEEYREKWGLPADYPMVAPNYSATRSRLAKDNGLGRKADDK; from the coding sequence ATGAGCGAAATCGATGGTGCTGCGACTTTGGCTGACAACGATCTCATCGAACTGAGTGCTGGGATCGTCTCGGCCTATGTTAGCCACAACGCGCTCAGCCCGACCGACCTGGCCAAGTTGATTGTCGATGTGCATGGAACGCTCAAGGGCCTGCAGTCGACCGAAGCTCCTGAGCCGGTTGAAGAATTGAAGCCGGCCGTGCCGGTCCGCAAGTCCGTGGCGCCCGACTACATCATCTGCCTGGAAGACGGCAAGAAATTCAAGTCGCTCAAGCGCCACCTGCGCACCCACTACAATCTCTCGCCCGAAGAGTACCGCGAGAAGTGGGGCCTGCCGGCCGACTACCCGATGGTCGCCCCGAACTACTCGGCGACCCGCTCGCGCCTCGCCAAGGACAATGGCCTCGGCCGCAAGGCCGACGACAAGTAA
- a CDS encoding proton-conducting transporter membrane subunit, translating into MIQTLTPAADWVVILPVVLCLVGGALLLMLRNSGGYLASFAILVVIAVLVCDAQLFARVLAEGPVSMTMGKWLPPFGISFTADLMSAGFALAAAVVTLVVLFYVQMDPEGRDGSTGLYSLILLLLGGVSGAFLTGDLFNLYVWFEVMLIASFGLMVIAGREIQLDATIKYGFLNFLATSFFLAALGLLYGLVGTLNMADIIISAPKANPAGMASVAALFLLAFGTKAAAFPVNAWLPASYHAPPAAISALFAGLLTKVGTYALLRTMVALLPASREILDPVIAAVAILTLLIAPLGAIAETNLRRALGFIVIGGIGVVVSGIALPTLQGIAGSTVYIFHAILTMSALYLVAGLIERTTGETDTRRMGGLYAANAPLSILFLVLVFAAAGTPPFLGFWPKLLLLGAGTEQSGMTTGGQIDWWAVAILAALLLNAFLTLIAGTRIWAHVFWRQGHEGERSEEPNANLRAPGRIETWLGLVPAGLLVAAIVAMGLWPDLLVHSGTEAARGLLDPQSYIAAVGLEPTP; encoded by the coding sequence ATGATCCAGACCCTTACGCCAGCAGCCGATTGGGTTGTGATCCTGCCGGTGGTGCTTTGCCTGGTGGGCGGCGCGCTGTTGCTGATGCTGCGCAACAGCGGCGGCTACCTGGCGAGCTTCGCCATCCTCGTGGTCATCGCCGTTCTCGTCTGCGACGCCCAACTGTTCGCGCGCGTGCTCGCCGAGGGTCCGGTCAGCATGACCATGGGCAAGTGGCTGCCGCCCTTCGGCATCAGCTTCACGGCCGACCTGATGAGCGCCGGCTTCGCCCTGGCGGCGGCGGTGGTGACGCTGGTGGTGCTGTTCTACGTGCAGATGGACCCCGAGGGGCGCGATGGTTCGACCGGCCTCTATTCGCTGATCCTGCTGCTCCTGGGCGGCGTCAGTGGCGCCTTCCTCACCGGGGACCTCTTCAACCTCTATGTCTGGTTCGAGGTGATGCTGATCGCGTCCTTCGGGCTGATGGTCATCGCCGGACGCGAGATCCAGCTCGATGCGACTATCAAGTACGGCTTCCTCAACTTCCTCGCCACGAGCTTCTTCCTGGCCGCCCTGGGGCTCCTCTATGGCCTGGTGGGAACGCTCAACATGGCCGACATCATCATCTCGGCGCCCAAGGCCAACCCGGCCGGCATGGCAAGCGTCGCCGCGCTCTTCCTGCTCGCCTTTGGCACAAAGGCGGCGGCGTTTCCGGTCAACGCCTGGCTCCCTGCCTCCTACCACGCCCCGCCGGCCGCCATCTCGGCGCTGTTCGCGGGCCTGCTGACCAAGGTCGGCACCTATGCGCTGCTGCGCACGATGGTGGCGCTGCTGCCGGCCAGCCGCGAGATCCTCGATCCGGTGATCGCGGCGGTCGCGATCCTGACCCTGCTCATCGCGCCCCTGGGAGCCATCGCCGAAACCAACCTGCGCCGCGCGCTCGGCTTCATCGTCATCGGCGGCATCGGCGTGGTGGTCTCGGGCATCGCGCTGCCGACGCTGCAGGGCATCGCCGGCTCGACCGTCTATATCTTCCACGCCATCCTCACCATGAGCGCGCTCTACCTTGTGGCGGGGCTGATCGAGCGGACCACGGGAGAAACCGATACGCGCCGCATGGGCGGGCTCTACGCCGCCAACGCGCCGCTCTCGATCCTCTTCCTCGTACTGGTCTTCGCTGCCGCCGGCACGCCGCCGTTCCTGGGGTTCTGGCCCAAGCTGCTGCTGCTGGGCGCGGGTACCGAGCAATCGGGCATGACTACTGGCGGGCAGATCGACTGGTGGGCCGTCGCCATCCTCGCCGCGCTCCTCCTCAACGCCTTCCTCACCCTCATCGCCGGCACCCGTATCTGGGCGCACGTCTTCTGGCGGCAGGGCCATGAGGGCGAGCGCTCCGAAGAACCCAATGCGAACCTGCGCGCCCCCGGTAGGATCGAAACCTGGCTCGGGCTCGTGCCCGCCGGGCTGCTGGTGGCCGCTATCGTCGCCATGGGCCTCTGGCCGGACCTGCTGGTCCATTCGGGCACCGAAGCGGCCCGAGGCCTCCTCGATCCGCAAAGCTACATCGCCGCCGTAGGACTGGAGCCGACGCCATGA
- a CDS encoding cation:proton antiporter gives MSGAEFLNNATLVALGLLTLALFTTVIRIARGPTLPDRVLGLDLLTTIATGYIGVIAVRTGFMLYVDIAIALSLVAFLATVAFARYILVRGAKAREGSEKTEGSGQ, from the coding sequence ATGAGCGGCGCCGAGTTCCTCAACAACGCCACGCTCGTGGCCCTGGGCCTGCTGACGCTGGCCCTGTTCACGACTGTCATCCGCATCGCCCGCGGCCCGACTTTGCCTGACAGGGTGCTCGGACTGGACCTGCTCACGACTATAGCCACCGGCTATATTGGTGTAATTGCGGTACGTACCGGCTTCATGCTGTACGTCGACATCGCAATTGCCCTCAGTCTCGTTGCGTTTCTGGCAACCGTGGCTTTCGCCCGGTATATCCTGGTGCGCGGAGCGAAAGCGCGCGAGGGTTCCGAAAAGACAGAGGGGTCCGGGCAATGA
- the mnhG gene encoding monovalent cation/H(+) antiporter subunit G yields the protein MIVEITQYVSGLLLVAGAAFGLLASLGVLRLPDLYSRMHAASKAGIVGAGLIFVGIAVVSLDGAVILRSLIGILFLVLTTPVSAHLLARAAYLVGYQPCDLTVLNEMEDNTHTQP from the coding sequence ATGATTGTAGAAATCACCCAGTATGTTTCCGGTTTACTTCTAGTCGCGGGCGCGGCTTTTGGTTTGCTTGCCTCGCTCGGAGTCCTGCGCCTGCCTGACCTTTACTCACGTATGCATGCGGCATCAAAGGCGGGGATAGTTGGCGCCGGCCTTATTTTTGTCGGTATTGCAGTTGTCTCATTGGACGGCGCCGTGATTTTGCGCTCGCTGATCGGGATATTGTTCCTTGTCTTGACCACACCGGTTTCAGCCCACCTTCTTGCGCGGGCTGCCTACTTGGTAGGCTATCAGCCGTGTGATCTGACTGTTCTCAATGAGATGGAAGACAATACCCATACTCAGCCATAA